The window CACCGTGACGAGGAAGCGCATCGCCGGGTTCACCGACCTGGCGTACTGGACGAACTCCTTGAAGTCCGCCAGCACCTCGCCGTACCGGAAGTTCACGAAGCGGTGCTGGTCGGCGTCGAACCGGCCGTGCACCGTGCCGGGGCAGGTGGGGTAGACGCTGCCGTCCCCGGTGTTCTCCCACGCCTCCGTGAGGCCGAACGTGAAGACGAACAGGTCGGTCTGGGCGAGCATGGAGTCGACCGCACGCAGGTGGGCGTCGCGGTGGATGCGAAGCTCGTCGAGGCTGGCGAACCCCCGCGGCTCGATCGACGGGCGGTACGGGTCGTAGAAGCGTTCGCCGTCCGTCCAGTACTCGTCCGCCGGGGTGCGCTCCCCGCGGGCGCGGGCAAAGGTCTGCACCAGCTGCCGAGCGCTGTAGATGTTGCCGTAGCGGGCGGAGTAGATCCCGTAGCCGAACTTGCTGTGTGCTTCCTCGGGCAGTGCGACAGGGGCCGGTTCGACATCGATGAACCGGTAGCCCCGCTGCTTGAACTGCTTGCCGATGTGCTGTGCGAAGCAGCTTCCGGCGGCGGTGATCCGGGTCGACCTGGAGATCTCGAAGCGCGGGACGTACACGTCCGCAAGCTCCATGGCGTTGCGCTGGGCCACCGCCTGCTTCCAGAACGCGCGGCTGGGGAGATCCTGGTACGGGTGCACTGGTCAGACTGCCTTTCGGGCGGTGTTCACGTGCTGGGTGACCTCAGCGACGACCAGGTGGCCGTAAACCGCGTTTCCGTGCGACACGTCCGGGGGGTCCGTGGCCCGGACGTGGTACAGGTCCTCCCGCAGGAAGCCGTCGTCGTCGATCGTCTGTGCGGGCGGCTCGATCACGGCGATGCCGCGCCCGTCCAGCCACTCGTGCCAGAGCTCCCTGGAGAGGGCATCGATGTAGAGCGCGAGGTCACGACCGTACTGGGTACGAGCCGCAGGGTGGTCGCGCCGAGGACCGGGCGCGGAGATGGCGAAGAACTCCACTCCGACCTGCTGGAGCTGCTTGAAGAAGACCCGGAC is drawn from Promicromonospora sp. Populi and contains these coding sequences:
- a CDS encoding GSCFA domain-containing protein is translated as MAQRNAMELADVYVPRFEISRSTRITAAGSCFAQHIGKQFKQRGYRFIDVEPAPVALPEEAHSKFGYGIYSARYGNIYSARQLVQTFARARGERTPADEYWTDGERFYDPYRPSIEPRGFASLDELRIHRDAHLRAVDSMLAQTDLFVFTFGLTEAWENTGDGSVYPTCPGTVHGRFDADQHRFVNFRYGEVLADFKEFVQYARSVNPAMRFLVTVSPVPLTATASGHHVLSATIASKSILRAVCSELYDTYDFLDYFPSYELVSSHPMRALGYEPNLRSVSTAGVAQVMDVFFTAHGEAVSGAAPQVAAPAAAPASPAAEPSADDVVCDEMILEMFGR